A genomic stretch from Bradyrhizobium quebecense includes:
- the odhB gene encoding 2-oxoglutarate dehydrogenase complex dihydrolipoyllysine-residue succinyltransferase, protein MTEIRVPTLGESVTEATIGRWFKKAGEAVAVDEPLVELETDKVTIEVPAPVAGTLGEIIAKDGETVAVGALLGQINDGAAPAKSAAAAAPAKAAAPAPAAAPTPAPAAAQKAPPSDAPLAPSVRRLSAESGVDASTVPGSGKDGRVTKGDMLAAIEKAASAPTPVNQPAAAVQVRAPSPADDAAREERVKMTRLRQTIARRLKDVQNTAAMLTTFNEVDMTEVMKLRALYKDTFEKKHGSKLGFMGFFTKAVVQGLKDIPAVNAEIDGSDLIYKNYYHIGVAVGTDRGLVVPVVRDCDHKSIAEIEKSIADYGRRARDGQLKIDEMQGGTFTITNGGIYGSLMSTPILNAPQSGILGMHKIQERPMVVGGKIEVRPMMYLALSYDHRVIDGKEAVTFLVRVKESLEDPARLVLDL, encoded by the coding sequence ATGACTGAAATTCGCGTTCCAACGCTCGGCGAATCCGTAACCGAGGCCACCATCGGCCGCTGGTTCAAGAAGGCCGGTGAGGCCGTCGCGGTGGACGAGCCGTTGGTGGAACTGGAGACCGACAAGGTCACCATCGAGGTGCCCGCGCCGGTCGCCGGCACGCTCGGCGAGATCATCGCCAAGGATGGCGAGACCGTCGCCGTCGGCGCGCTGCTCGGCCAGATCAATGACGGCGCTGCCCCGGCCAAGTCCGCGGCTGCCGCAGCCCCCGCCAAGGCCGCCGCGCCTGCGCCGGCCGCTGCTCCCACACCAGCTCCTGCCGCTGCGCAGAAGGCGCCGCCGTCGGATGCGCCGCTGGCACCCTCGGTGCGCAGGCTGTCCGCCGAAAGCGGCGTCGACGCCTCCACCGTTCCGGGCTCGGGCAAGGATGGCCGCGTGACCAAGGGCGACATGCTGGCCGCGATCGAGAAGGCCGCCTCGGCGCCGACCCCGGTCAACCAGCCGGCCGCCGCCGTGCAGGTCCGTGCGCCGTCGCCGGCGGACGATGCCGCGCGCGAGGAGCGCGTGAAGATGACCCGGCTGCGCCAGACCATCGCGCGCCGCCTCAAGGACGTGCAGAACACCGCCGCGATGCTGACGACGTTCAACGAGGTCGACATGACCGAGGTGATGAAGCTGCGTGCGCTCTACAAGGATACGTTCGAGAAGAAGCACGGCTCGAAGCTCGGCTTCATGGGCTTCTTCACCAAGGCGGTGGTGCAGGGGCTGAAGGACATTCCGGCCGTCAACGCCGAGATCGACGGCTCTGACCTGATCTACAAGAACTACTACCACATCGGCGTTGCGGTCGGCACAGACCGCGGCCTGGTGGTGCCGGTGGTGCGCGACTGCGACCACAAGTCGATCGCCGAGATCGAGAAGTCGATCGCCGATTACGGCCGTCGCGCCCGCGACGGTCAGCTCAAGATCGACGAGATGCAGGGCGGCACCTTCACCATCACCAATGGCGGCATCTACGGCTCGCTGATGTCGACGCCGATCCTCAACGCGCCGCAGTCCGGCATCCTCGGCATGCACAAGATTCAGGAACGGCCGATGGTGGTCGGCGGCAAGATCGAGGTGCGCCCGATGATGTATCTGGCGCTGTCCTACGATCACCGCGTCATCGACGGCAAGGAAGCGGTCACCTTCCTGGTGCGTGTCAAGGAGAGCCTGGAAGATCCGGCCCGGCTTGTGCTGGATCTCTAA
- a CDS encoding DUF4337 domain-containing protein, with product MSAHESMEQAEHAEHASGENKKIALLIAVIALCLALSETLGKGAQTESISKNVEASNLWAFFQAKSIRRTAVQTAAEQGKLNLATTADEAAKAALQKQIDDWQKTAARYRSEPETGEGSEQLSERAKHAEHERDEATAKYHHFELASAAFQIAIVLASATIITGIAALAWVSGLVTLAGVVMTLFGLFQPHLLPLH from the coding sequence ATGAGCGCACATGAAAGTATGGAGCAAGCGGAGCATGCCGAGCATGCGTCGGGCGAAAACAAGAAGATCGCCCTCCTGATCGCCGTGATCGCGCTCTGCCTGGCGCTGTCGGAAACGCTCGGCAAGGGAGCCCAGACCGAATCGATCAGCAAGAACGTCGAAGCCTCCAACCTCTGGGCCTTCTTCCAGGCCAAGAGCATCCGCCGCACCGCGGTGCAGACCGCGGCCGAACAGGGCAAGCTCAATCTTGCGACCACCGCCGACGAGGCGGCCAAGGCCGCGCTGCAGAAGCAGATCGACGACTGGCAGAAGACCGCGGCACGCTACCGCTCGGAGCCGGAGACCGGCGAGGGGTCAGAGCAACTCTCCGAACGCGCCAAGCACGCCGAGCATGAGCGCGACGAGGCCACCGCGAAATATCATCACTTCGAGCTTGCCTCTGCCGCCTTCCAGATCGCCATCGTGCTGGCGTCCGCGACCATCATCACCGGCATCGCCGCGTTGGCCTGGGTGTCCGGCCTGGTGACGCTCGCCGGCGTCGTGATGACCTTGTTCGGCCTGTTCCAGCCGCATCTGCTGCCCTTGCATTGA
- a CDS encoding tyrosine recombinase XerC — MARTDQPMQPLELDCADVSVTQEMTRWLSHLRAERRLSPKTLEAYARDVRQCLAFLAGHWGARVTLAAFSALEASDVRAFMAMRRAEEIGGRSLMRALAGLRSFGRFLEREGKGKVGALSAIRAPKVAKSLPKPIHMEAAKRFADADERAGETRETWILVRDAAVMALLYGSGLRISEALGLKRRDVPKPGEGDVLVVTGKGNKTRMVPVLHNVLQLIADYAAICPHQLSPTGPMFVGARGGPLSPRIIQLTMERLRGALGLPDSATPHALRHSFATHLLSRGGDLRAIQELLGHASLSTTQIYTGIDSERLLEVYRSAHPRG; from the coding sequence ATGGCCCGGACCGATCAGCCCATGCAACCGCTCGAGCTCGACTGCGCCGACGTGTCGGTCACGCAGGAGATGACGCGCTGGCTGTCGCATCTGCGCGCCGAGCGGCGGCTGTCGCCGAAGACGCTCGAGGCCTACGCCCGCGATGTGCGTCAATGCCTGGCCTTCCTGGCCGGGCACTGGGGCGCGCGCGTGACGCTTGCGGCATTTTCCGCGCTCGAGGCCAGCGATGTCCGCGCCTTCATGGCGATGCGCCGTGCCGAGGAGATCGGCGGCCGATCGCTGATGCGGGCGCTGGCGGGCCTGCGCTCGTTCGGACGTTTCCTGGAACGCGAAGGCAAGGGCAAGGTCGGTGCGCTCTCGGCGATCCGCGCCCCCAAGGTGGCGAAGAGCCTGCCGAAGCCGATCCATATGGAAGCGGCGAAACGCTTCGCCGATGCCGACGAGCGCGCCGGCGAAACCCGCGAGACCTGGATCCTGGTGCGTGACGCCGCCGTGATGGCGCTGCTCTATGGCTCCGGTCTGCGCATCTCCGAGGCGCTGGGGCTGAAGCGCCGCGACGTGCCGAAGCCGGGCGAAGGCGACGTGCTGGTCGTCACCGGCAAGGGCAACAAGACCCGCATGGTGCCGGTGCTGCACAACGTGCTGCAATTGATCGCGGACTATGCGGCGATCTGTCCGCATCAGCTCAGCCCGACCGGGCCGATGTTCGTCGGTGCGCGCGGCGGCCCGCTCAGCCCGCGCATCATCCAGCTTACCATGGAGCGGCTGCGCGGCGCGCTCGGCTTGCCCGACAGCGCAACGCCGCATGCGCTGCGGCACTCCTTCGCCACCCATCTGCTCAGCCGCGGCGGCGACCTGCGCGCGATCCAGGAATTGCTCGGCCACGCATCGCTGTCGACCACGCAGATCTACACCGGCATCGACAGCGAGCGCCTGCTGGAAGTCTATCGCTCCGCGCACCCGCGCGGCTGA
- the lpdA gene encoding dihydrolipoyl dehydrogenase, protein MASYDLVVIGTGPGGYVCAIRAAQLGMKVAVVEKNATLGGTCLNVGCMPSKALLHASEMFEEAAHSFAKMGVSVSAPKLDLPAMMDFKQQGIDGNVKGVEFLMKKNKIDVLKGTGKIISAGKVEVSGDGKSETVETKNIVIATGSDIARLKGIDIDEKRIVSSTGALSLEKVPSSLLIVGAGVIGLELGSVWHRLGAKVTVVEFLDRILPGMDGEVAKQFQRILEKQGFAFRLGAKVTAVDTSGKTLQVKVEPAAGGAAETIEADVVLVCIGRVPYTEGLGLKEAGVALDNRGRVEIDTHFSTNVKGIYAIGDVVAGPMLAHKAEDEGVACAEIIAGQAGHVNYDVIPGVVYTTPEVSSVGKTEEDLKQAGFAYTVGKFPFTANGRSKVNQTTDGFVKVLADAKTDRVLGVHIVGREAGEMIHEACVLMEFGGSAEDLARTCHAHPTRSEAIKEAALAVGKRAIHM, encoded by the coding sequence ATGGCTTCTTACGATCTCGTCGTCATCGGCACTGGCCCCGGCGGTTACGTCTGCGCGATCCGCGCGGCGCAGCTCGGCATGAAGGTTGCCGTCGTCGAGAAGAACGCGACGCTGGGCGGCACCTGTCTCAATGTCGGCTGCATGCCGTCGAAGGCGCTGCTGCACGCCTCCGAGATGTTCGAGGAAGCCGCGCACTCCTTCGCCAAGATGGGCGTCAGCGTCTCCGCCCCGAAGCTCGATCTGCCCGCGATGATGGACTTCAAGCAGCAGGGCATCGACGGCAACGTCAAGGGCGTCGAGTTCCTGATGAAGAAGAACAAGATCGATGTCCTCAAGGGTACCGGCAAGATCATCAGTGCCGGCAAGGTCGAGGTCTCCGGCGACGGCAAGTCCGAGACCGTCGAGACCAAGAATATCGTGATCGCCACCGGCTCCGACATCGCGCGGTTGAAGGGCATCGACATCGACGAGAAGCGCATCGTGTCGTCGACCGGCGCGCTGTCGCTGGAGAAGGTGCCGTCAAGCCTGCTGATCGTCGGCGCCGGCGTGATCGGGCTCGAGCTCGGCTCGGTTTGGCATCGTCTCGGTGCCAAGGTCACCGTGGTGGAATTCCTCGACCGCATCCTGCCCGGCATGGATGGCGAGGTGGCGAAGCAATTCCAGCGCATCCTGGAAAAGCAGGGCTTTGCCTTCAGGCTCGGCGCCAAGGTCACCGCGGTCGACACCTCGGGCAAGACGCTCCAGGTCAAGGTCGAGCCGGCCGCGGGTGGTGCTGCGGAAACCATCGAAGCCGACGTGGTGCTGGTGTGCATCGGCCGCGTGCCCTACACCGAGGGCCTCGGGCTGAAGGAAGCCGGCGTTGCGCTCGACAATCGTGGCCGCGTCGAAATCGACACGCACTTCTCGACCAATGTGAAGGGCATCTACGCGATCGGCGATGTCGTGGCCGGGCCGATGCTGGCGCACAAGGCGGAAGACGAGGGCGTTGCCTGCGCGGAGATCATCGCGGGCCAGGCCGGCCATGTGAACTACGACGTCATTCCAGGTGTTGTGTATACCACGCCGGAGGTGTCGTCGGTCGGCAAGACCGAGGAAGATCTCAAGCAAGCCGGCTTCGCTTATACCGTCGGCAAATTCCCGTTCACCGCGAACGGCCGCTCCAAGGTCAACCAGACCACCGACGGTTTCGTGAAGGTTCTCGCAGATGCGAAGACCGATCGGGTGCTCGGCGTGCACATTGTCGGCCGGGAAGCCGGCGAAATGATCCACGAAGCCTGCGTCCTGATGGAATTCGGCGGCTCGGCCGAGGATCTGGCGCGCACCTGCCACGCACATCCGACCCGTTCCGAAGCGATCAAGGAAGCCGCGCTTGCGGTGGGCAAGCGCGCCATCCATATGTGA
- a CDS encoding 2-oxoglutarate dehydrogenase E1 component, whose product MSRQDANAAFALSSFLQGTNATYIDDLYARYEQDPSSVDAEWQDFFKSLKDAPADVQKNAEGASWGRANWPVTPRDELTSALDGNWAQVEKAVGTKLAARAQAKGAELSDADVHQATRDSVRALMLIRAYRMRGHFHAKLDPLGIEAPRDREELDPRSYGFTEADFDRKIFLDHVLGLEYGTLREIVQICERTYCQTLGVEFMHISNAAQKAWIQERIEGPDKEISFTPEGRRAILNKLIEADGFEKFCDTKFTGTKRFGLDGGESLIPALEQIIKRGGNLGVKEIVVGMPHRGRLNVLTQVMGKPHRALFHEFKGGSANPDSVEGSGDVKYHLGASSDREFDGNNIHLSLTANPSHLEIVDPVVMGKVRAKQDQHGDPPDMRISVLPLLMHGDAAFAGQGVVAECFSLSDLKGYRTGGSLHFIVNNQIGFTTYPRYSRSSPYPSDVAKMIDAPIFHVNGDDPEAVVFAAKVAIEFRQKFHKPVVIDMFCYRRHGHNEGDEPAFTQPVMYKKIASHPSTLEIYAKRLVADGVLTEGEVEKAKADWRARLDAELEAGSGYKPNKADWLDGKWAGFKSADQEEDARRGVTGVDVAVLKEIGRKITKVPDGFRAHRTIQRFLDNRAKAIDTGVGIDWATGEALAFCTLLQEGHHVRLSGQDSERGTFSQRHSVLIDQEDESRYTPFNHLGGEDTGHYEVINSLLSEEAVLGFEYGYSLAEPNALALWEAQFGDFANGAQVVFDQFISSGERKWLRMSGLVCLLPHGYEGQGPEHSSARLERYLQMCAEDNMQVVNPTTPANYFHVLRRQLHREIRKPLILMTPKSLLRHKRAVSRLDELGKNATFHRILYDDAQMLPDEKIKLVPDDKIRRVVLCSGKVYYDLYEEREKRGVDDIYLMRIEQLYPVPLKALVQELGRFKGAEVVWCQEEPRNMGSWHFIEPYLEWVLNQTNAANKRPRYAGRPASAATATGLMSKHLAQLKALLDDALN is encoded by the coding sequence ATGTCTCGCCAAGACGCGAATGCTGCTTTTGCTCTCTCATCATTCCTGCAAGGCACCAACGCCACCTACATCGACGATCTCTATGCGCGCTACGAGCAGGACCCATCGTCGGTCGACGCAGAATGGCAGGATTTCTTCAAGAGCCTGAAGGACGCCCCGGCCGACGTCCAGAAGAACGCCGAGGGTGCCTCGTGGGGCCGGGCCAACTGGCCGGTGACGCCGCGGGACGAGCTGACTTCGGCGCTCGACGGCAACTGGGCCCAGGTCGAGAAGGCGGTCGGCACCAAGCTCGCCGCCAGGGCCCAGGCCAAGGGCGCCGAGCTGTCCGACGCCGACGTGCATCAGGCCACCCGCGATTCGGTTCGCGCGCTGATGCTGATCCGCGCCTATCGCATGCGCGGCCATTTCCACGCCAAGCTCGATCCGCTCGGCATCGAGGCGCCGCGCGACCGCGAGGAGCTCGATCCGCGCTCCTACGGCTTCACCGAGGCCGATTTCGACCGCAAGATCTTCCTCGACCACGTGCTCGGCCTCGAATACGGCACGCTGCGCGAGATCGTCCAGATCTGCGAGCGCACCTACTGCCAGACGCTCGGCGTCGAGTTCATGCACATCTCCAATGCCGCGCAGAAGGCGTGGATCCAGGAGCGCATCGAAGGTCCGGACAAGGAGATCAGCTTCACGCCCGAGGGACGCCGCGCGATCCTCAACAAGCTGATCGAGGCTGACGGCTTCGAGAAGTTCTGCGACACCAAGTTCACCGGCACCAAGCGCTTCGGCCTCGACGGCGGCGAATCCCTGATCCCGGCGCTCGAACAGATCATCAAGCGCGGCGGCAATCTCGGCGTGAAGGAGATCGTGGTCGGCATGCCACATCGCGGCCGCCTCAACGTGCTGACCCAGGTGATGGGCAAGCCGCACCGCGCGCTGTTCCATGAATTCAAGGGTGGTTCGGCCAACCCGGACTCGGTCGAAGGCTCCGGCGACGTCAAGTATCATCTCGGCGCGTCATCGGACCGCGAGTTCGACGGCAACAACATCCATCTGTCGCTGACCGCAAATCCGTCGCATCTCGAGATCGTCGATCCGGTCGTGATGGGCAAGGTGCGCGCCAAGCAGGATCAGCACGGCGATCCGCCGGACATGCGCATCTCGGTCCTGCCGCTGCTGATGCACGGCGACGCGGCATTCGCGGGCCAGGGCGTGGTGGCGGAATGCTTCAGCCTGTCCGACCTGAAGGGTTACCGCACCGGCGGCTCGCTGCACTTCATCGTCAATAACCAGATCGGCTTCACCACCTATCCGCGCTACTCGCGCTCGTCGCCCTATCCGTCCGACGTCGCGAAGATGATCGACGCGCCGATCTTCCACGTCAATGGCGACGATCCGGAGGCCGTGGTGTTCGCGGCCAAGGTCGCGATCGAGTTCCGGCAGAAATTCCACAAGCCGGTCGTCATCGACATGTTCTGCTACCGGCGCCACGGCCACAACGAGGGCGACGAGCCGGCGTTCACCCAGCCGGTGATGTACAAGAAGATCGCCTCGCACCCGTCGACGCTGGAGATCTACGCCAAGCGGCTGGTCGCCGACGGCGTATTGACCGAGGGCGAGGTCGAGAAGGCCAAGGCCGACTGGCGCGCGCGGCTCGATGCCGAGCTCGAAGCCGGCTCGGGCTACAAGCCGAACAAGGCCGACTGGCTCGACGGCAAATGGGCCGGCTTCAAGTCGGCCGATCAGGAAGAAGACGCCCGCCGCGGCGTCACCGGTGTCGATGTCGCCGTGCTCAAGGAGATCGGCCGCAAGATCACCAAGGTGCCGGACGGCTTCCGCGCCCACCGCACCATTCAGCGCTTCCTCGACAATCGCGCCAAGGCGATCGACACCGGTGTCGGCATCGACTGGGCGACCGGCGAGGCGCTGGCGTTCTGCACGCTGCTGCAGGAGGGCCATCATGTGCGCCTGTCCGGCCAGGATTCCGAGCGCGGCACCTTCTCGCAGCGCCATTCGGTCCTGATCGACCAGGAGGACGAAAGCCGCTACACGCCGTTCAACCATCTCGGTGGCGAAGATACCGGCCATTACGAGGTCATCAACTCGCTGCTGTCGGAAGAGGCGGTGCTCGGCTTCGAGTACGGCTACTCGCTGGCCGAGCCGAATGCGCTGGCGCTCTGGGAAGCCCAGTTCGGCGACTTCGCCAATGGTGCGCAGGTGGTGTTCGATCAGTTCATCTCCTCGGGCGAACGCAAATGGCTGCGCATGTCGGGCCTCGTCTGCCTGCTGCCGCATGGCTATGAGGGGCAGGGACCGGAGCACTCCTCCGCACGCCTCGAGCGTTATTTGCAGATGTGCGCCGAGGACAACATGCAGGTGGTCAATCCGACCACGCCGGCAAACTACTTCCACGTGCTGCGGCGCCAGCTGCATCGCGAAATCCGCAAGCCGCTGATCCTGATGACGCCGAAGTCGCTGCTGCGTCACAAGCGCGCCGTGTCGCGGCTCGACGAGCTCGGCAAGAACGCCACATTCCATCGCATCCTGTACGATGACGCGCAGATGCTGCCGGACGAGAAGATCAAGCTGGTGCCGGACGACAAGATCCGTCGCGTCGTGCTGTGCTCCGGCAAGGTCTACTACGACCTGTACGAGGAGCGCGAGAAGCGCGGCGTTGACGACATCTATCTGATGCGCATCGAGCAGCTGTATCCGGTGCCGCTGAAGGCGCTGGTGCAGGAGCTCGGCCGCTTCAAGGGCGCCGAGGTGGTCTGGTGCCAGGAAGAGCCCCGCAACATGGGCTCCTGGCACTTCATCGAGCCCTATCTGGAATGGGTGCTCAACCAGACCAACGCAGCCAACAAGCGTCCGCGCTATGCCGGCCGTCCGGCATCGGCGGCGACCGCCACCGGTTTGATGTCGAAACATCTGGCGCAGCTCAAGGCGCTGCTCGACGACGCTCTGAACTAA
- a CDS encoding primosomal protein N' — protein MDHTTRPSPAPASTTRVVDVLVPVALNQTYSYRVPRGMELAPGDVICVPLGPREVVAVVWAENAKPDPRLHNRLKDVSEKLDVPPLRAELRQLVDWVSTYTLSARGMVLRMTLRMGENLGPERTRLGVRLVGEPPRRLTPARRRLIEVLSDGLLHGKSEAAREAGVSSGVVDGLVDEGTLTVEAMPPPAPPPIPDPSYAQPDFSREQRSAVDVMRTLAASGSFHVALLDGVTGSGKTEVYFEAIAENIRRGKQTLILMPEIALTGQFLDRFAQRFGVRPLEWHSELTPRTRARNWAAISEGKAPVVVGARSALFLPYADLGLIIVDEEHDQAYKQDEGAHYHARDMAVVRAHIARIPILLASATPSVESEVNARKGRYQRVALPSRFGGQHMPHIEAIDMRRAPPPRGRFISPVLAEQIRHAIERREQALLFLNRRGYAPLTLCRACGHRFACTICDAWLVDHRFRQRLVCHHCGFSMPRPNICPHCAAEESLAAVGPGVERLQEEAAHIFPEARTMVLSSDLITSIETMRSELNEIAEGRVDIIIGTQLVAKGHNFPRLNLVGVIDADLGLSNGDPRAAERTFQLLNQVVGRAGREQGRGVGYLQTHQPEHPVIKALIANDREAFYASEIDIRERTGYPPFGRLASLIVSAGDRPTAEGFARKLAAMAPLDERIQVLGPAEAPLAVIKGRYRFRLLVKSLRNVDLSQYLREWLEAGPKTKGNLKLEVDVDPQSFL, from the coding sequence ATGGACCACACCACACGCCCCAGCCCAGCTCCCGCATCGACGACCCGCGTCGTCGACGTGCTGGTGCCTGTCGCGCTGAACCAGACCTATTCCTACCGCGTGCCGCGCGGCATGGAGCTTGCGCCCGGCGATGTGATCTGTGTTCCGCTCGGGCCGCGCGAGGTCGTCGCGGTGGTGTGGGCCGAGAATGCCAAGCCGGATCCGCGGCTGCACAACCGGCTCAAGGACGTCAGCGAGAAGCTTGATGTTCCGCCGCTCAGGGCCGAGTTGCGCCAGCTCGTCGACTGGGTCTCCACTTACACTTTGTCGGCGCGCGGCATGGTGCTGCGGATGACGCTGCGGATGGGCGAGAACCTTGGGCCGGAGCGGACGCGGCTCGGGGTGCGCCTCGTGGGCGAGCCGCCACGGCGCCTGACACCGGCGCGCCGGCGGCTGATCGAGGTGCTGTCGGATGGCTTGCTGCATGGCAAATCCGAGGCGGCGCGGGAGGCCGGCGTCAGCTCGGGCGTGGTCGACGGCCTGGTCGACGAGGGCACGCTGACGGTCGAGGCGATGCCGCCGCCTGCACCGCCACCCATTCCCGATCCCTCGTATGCGCAGCCGGATTTCTCGCGCGAGCAGCGCAGCGCGGTCGATGTGATGCGGACGCTGGCGGCGAGCGGCAGCTTTCACGTCGCACTGCTCGACGGCGTCACCGGTTCCGGCAAGACCGAGGTCTATTTCGAGGCGATCGCGGAGAATATCCGCCGCGGCAAGCAGACCCTGATCCTGATGCCCGAAATCGCGCTGACCGGCCAGTTCCTCGACCGTTTCGCGCAGCGCTTCGGTGTGCGGCCGCTGGAATGGCATTCGGAGCTCACGCCGCGCACGCGGGCGCGAAACTGGGCGGCGATCTCCGAGGGCAAGGCGCCGGTCGTGGTCGGCGCCCGCTCCGCGCTGTTCCTGCCTTACGCCGATCTCGGTCTCATCATCGTCGATGAGGAGCATGACCAGGCCTACAAGCAGGACGAGGGCGCACATTATCACGCGCGCGACATGGCGGTGGTCCGCGCCCATATCGCCAGGATCCCGATCTTGCTGGCGTCGGCGACGCCCTCGGTGGAGAGCGAAGTCAACGCGCGCAAGGGGCGCTACCAGCGCGTCGCGTTGCCGTCGCGGTTCGGCGGCCAGCACATGCCGCACATCGAGGCGATCGACATGCGCCGCGCACCGCCGCCGCGCGGGCGCTTCATTTCGCCTGTTCTGGCCGAGCAAATTCGCCATGCGATCGAGCGCCGCGAGCAGGCGCTGCTGTTCCTCAACCGTCGTGGCTATGCGCCGCTGACGCTCTGCCGTGCCTGCGGCCACCGCTTCGCCTGCACGATCTGCGACGCATGGCTGGTCGATCATCGCTTCCGGCAGCGGCTGGTCTGCCATCACTGCGGCTTCTCGATGCCGCGTCCGAACATCTGCCCGCATTGTGCGGCCGAGGAATCGCTGGCCGCCGTCGGTCCCGGCGTCGAGCGCCTGCAGGAGGAGGCCGCTCACATTTTTCCCGAGGCCCGCACCATGGTGCTTTCGAGCGATCTCATCACCTCGATCGAGACCATGCGCAGCGAGCTCAACGAGATCGCCGAGGGCCGCGTCGACATCATCATCGGCACCCAGCTGGTGGCCAAGGGGCACAACTTCCCGCGGCTCAATCTGGTCGGGGTCATCGATGCCGATCTCGGCTTGAGCAACGGCGATCCGCGCGCCGCCGAGCGGACGTTCCAGTTGCTGAACCAGGTGGTCGGCCGTGCCGGCCGCGAGCAGGGCCGTGGCGTCGGCTATCTGCAGACCCACCAGCCGGAACATCCGGTCATCAAGGCCTTGATCGCGAACGATCGCGAGGCGTTCTACGCCAGCGAGATCGATATCCGCGAGCGCACCGGCTATCCGCCGTTCGGCCGGCTGGCGAGCCTGATCGTCTCCGCCGGCGACCGACCGACAGCAGAAGGATTTGCCCGCAAGCTCGCCGCGATGGCGCCGCTCGACGAGCGGATCCAGGTGCTCGGCCCCGCCGAGGCCCCGCTTGCCGTCATCAAGGGCCGCTACCGCTTCCGCCTGCTGGTGAAGTCGCTGCGCAATGTCGACCTGTCGCAATATCTGCGCGAATGGCTCGAGGCCGGTCCGAAGACCAAGGGCAATCTGAAGCTCGAGGTCGACGTCGATCCGCAGAGTTTCTTGTAG
- a CDS encoding SDR family oxidoreductase, with translation MTDKVVVITGGSRGIGRATALAAAARGYRVVVGYASNQAAANEVVAAIEAKNGKAIAVKCDVGSEQDILALFKAADGFGTLGALVNNAGIVGKSGVRVDEMSAERIQQMMAVNVTGSILCAREAVKRMSTRHGGQGGVIVNLSSVAARLGAPNTYVDYAASKGAIDSFTVGLGYEVAGEGIRVAGIRPGLIDTDIHAAGGEPDRAHRLAHMVPMKRVGTADEIANAIVWLISDEASYVTSAILDVSGGR, from the coding sequence GTGACGGACAAGGTCGTTGTCATCACCGGCGGCAGCCGCGGCATCGGCCGCGCCACCGCGCTTGCTGCTGCTGCACGCGGTTATCGCGTGGTGGTTGGGTATGCCTCAAACCAGGCTGCGGCCAACGAGGTCGTCGCCGCGATCGAGGCCAAGAACGGCAAGGCGATCGCGGTGAAGTGCGACGTCGGCAGCGAGCAGGATATCCTGGCGCTGTTCAAGGCGGCCGATGGGTTCGGCACGCTCGGCGCGCTGGTCAACAATGCCGGTATCGTCGGCAAGAGCGGTGTGCGCGTCGACGAGATGTCGGCCGAGCGCATCCAGCAGATGATGGCGGTCAACGTCACGGGCAGCATCCTGTGCGCGCGCGAGGCGGTGAAGCGCATGTCGACCAGGCACGGCGGCCAGGGCGGCGTCATCGTCAACCTCTCCTCGGTCGCGGCAAGGCTCGGCGCGCCCAACACCTATGTCGACTATGCCGCCTCCAAGGGGGCGATCGATTCCTTCACGGTCGGCCTCGGTTACGAAGTCGCGGGTGAAGGCATCCGCGTCGCCGGCATCCGGCCGGGCCTGATCGACACCGACATCCACGCCGCGGGCGGCGAGCCCGATCGCGCGCATCGGCTTGCCCACATGGTGCCGATGAAGCGTGTCGGCACCGCGGACGAGATCGCCAACGCCATCGTCTGGCTGATCTCGGACGAAGCCTCCTACGTCACCAGCGCGATCCTCGACGTGTCGGGCGGTCGCTAG
- a CDS encoding septal ring lytic transglycosylase RlpA family protein: MLNIKKAAGNITRSRTALAFVAATILVGGSVTEASAKSRHHHHRHHHHHQARAEGSSWRDANASIQPSGGHTFSGMASFYGNESGSRTASGQRFNQNAMTAAHRSLPFGTRLRVTHGGRSVVVTVNDRGPFIRGRVLDLSTGAARAIGLTGAGVGRVTAEVVS, translated from the coding sequence ATGCTGAATATCAAGAAGGCGGCGGGCAATATAACCCGCTCGCGTACGGCGCTCGCGTTTGTCGCCGCAACTATCCTGGTCGGGGGCAGCGTGACGGAGGCGTCCGCGAAGTCCAGGCACCACCATCATCGCCACCACCATCATCACCAGGCCCGCGCTGAAGGTTCGTCCTGGCGCGACGCCAATGCATCGATCCAGCCCTCCGGCGGCCACACGTTCTCGGGGATGGCCTCCTTCTACGGCAATGAGTCGGGCAGCCGCACCGCTTCCGGCCAGCGCTTCAACCAGAACGCCATGACCGCCGCCCACCGCTCGCTGCCGTTCGGCACCAGGCTCCGCGTCACCCACGGGGGCCGCAGCGTCGTCGTCACCGTCAACGATCGTGGCCCGTTCATCCGCGGCCGCGTGCTCGACCTCTCGACCGGCGCAGCCCGCGCCATCGGCCTGACCGGTGCCGGCGTCGGCCGCGTCACCGCCGAGGTCGTCTCGTAA